In one window of Gossypium arboreum isolate Shixiya-1 chromosome 4, ASM2569848v2, whole genome shotgun sequence DNA:
- the LOC108458333 gene encoding kinesin-like protein KIN-UC, which translates to MATTSSGLRPAQRTEKQRIMQQQQGLSHGWNSLTRSLNYGQQSLRSKDTKPVPSSRRSVTPTSRSLYRDFDDDNDSGRVRVAVRLRPRNAEDLLSDADFADCVELQPELKRLKLRKNNWSSESYRFDEVFTETASQKRVYEVVAKPVVESVLSGYNGTVMAYGQTGTGKTFTLGRLGKNDASERGIMVRALEDIMDNISIAFDTVEISYLQLYMESIQDLLAPEKTNIPINEDPKTGEVSLRGAITVKLRDLHHFLELLQIGEANRHAANTKLNTESSRSHAILMVNIRRSVPGKVEDDISYQDKITKGNFPIVRKSKLLIVDLAGSERLDKSGSEGLLLEEAKFINLSLTSLGKCINALAENCPHIPTRDSKLTRLLRDSFGGSARTSLIITIGPSSRHHAETTSTIMFGQRAMKIVNVVKLKEEFDYESLCRKLEAQVDLLTAEIDRQQKLRQSEKSGFEKQLQECQDCFQETRKTLVTRSEFLEKENTRLELDMEDVLAELNCQKDHNNLMQDKIADLEMRLKQSQQHQLENSTYQKLLADTTEMYEKKIAELIKQLEVERARSKTAEEQLNSMKKLSGDHHNLTQQQEMENSKHQKALVDTTWIYEKKIMELTKQLEDEHTRFEDVQEQLHLANKRQTDYQNSMQKQEEMSELRLELQEMYQLHESTINELQSLKAEFKDQIEEKESITVKLYAVQEKLSAEEKQRRTIENEVEKLKKSAPEGDTDFEDEESYMKENIRGNSVLGTSASLRKAGPLRVTKSAAQRVIVAKICEEVGIQKIVRLLNSEDLDVQIHAVKVIANLAAEEVNQENIVKEGGLDALLTMLRSSQNATILRVASGAMANLAMNEMNQSLIMSRGGAQLLAKTASKTDDPQTLRMVAGALANLCGNEKLHMMLKEDGGIKALLGMVRCTDSDVVAQVARGMANFAKCESRAIVQGYRKGRSLLMEEGALEWLIGNCNIASASTRRHVELALCHLAQNEENAKDFTYRGGLKELQRISMESSREDIRNLAKKMLKSNTMFQGSTLACSGGMRLKWWKET; encoded by the exons ATGGCTACAACGAGTTCTGGTTTGAGACCAGCACAAAGGACTGAAAAGCAAAGGATTATGCAACAGCAACAAGGTCTTAGCCATGGCTGGAATTCATTAACGAGAAGTTTAAACTATGGACAACAGTCTCTTCGCTCAAAGGACACGAAACCTGTTCCTTCTTCTAGACGTTCAGTTACTCCAACTTCTCGTTCTCTCTACAGGGACTTTGATGACGACAACG ATTCTGGAAGGGTGAGAGTTGCTGTTAGACTTAGACCAAGAAATGCTGAGGATCTTCTTTCAGATGCTGATTTTGCTGACTGTGTTGAATTGCAGCCAGAG TTGAAGCGGTTAAAGTTGCGAAAAAACAACTGGAGCTCTGAATCTTACAGATTCGACGAAGTCTTCACAGAAACTGCCTCTCAGAAGCGTGTCTATGAAGTGGTAGCAAAGCCTGTAGTCGAG AGTGTACTGAGTGGTTATAATGGGACGGTTATGGCTTATGGTCAAACAGGAACTGGCAAAACCTTTACACTTGGCAGACTTGGTAAAAATGATGCATCTGAACGCGGTATTATGGTTAGAGCTCTAGAGGACATAATGGATAATATATCCATTGCTTTTGACACTGTGGAAATCTCATATTTACAG TTGTATATGGAATCCATACAAGATTTGCTTGCACCCGAAAAGACAAATATCCCTATTAATGAGGACCCCAAGACTGGAGAAGTGTCATTGCGTGGTGCTATTACAGTTAAACTTCGAGATTTACATCATTTCCTAGAGCTATTGCAGATTGGTGAGGCTAATCGTCATGCAGCTAACACAAAGCTTAATACAGAATCTTCACGTAGCCATGCAATTCTAATG GTTAATATCCGGAGGTCTGTCCCTGGAAAAGTGGAAGATGATATTAGCTATCAAGATAAGATAACAAAAGGCAACTTCCCCATCGTTAGGAAAAGCAAGTTGCTGATTGTTGATCTTGCTGGGTCTGAGAGATTAGACAAATCTG GCAGTGAAGGTCTATTGCTTGAAGAGGCTAAGTTTATTAATCTATCTCTTACTTCTCTGGGAAAATGCATAAATGCATTAGCTGAGAACTGTCCGCATATACCTACAAGGGATTCTAAACTTACAAGATTGCTTCGAGATTCTTTTGGAG GCTCTGCTAGGACTTCACTTATAATAACAATTGGGCCATCTTCACGACATCATGCAGAGACCACTAGCACAATAATGTTTGGGCAGAGG GCAATGAAAATTGTGAATGTGGTAAAGCTTAAAGAAGAATTTGATTATGAAAGTTTATGCCGGAAGCTTGAGGCTCAAGTAGACCTTCTGACTGCTGAAATCGATAGGCAACAGAAGCTGAGACAGAGTGAAAAGTCTGGTTTCGAAAAACAACTTCAAGAGTGTCAAGATTGTTTTCAGGAGACAAGAAAGACTCTAGTCACAAGGTCTGAG TTTCTAGAGAAGGAAAATACTCGCTTGGAATTGGATATGGAAGACGTTTTAGCCGAATTGAACTGCCAGAAAGACCACAACAATTTGATGCAAGATAAAATTGCAGATTTAGAAATGAGGTTAAAGCAGAGCCAG CAACACCAGCTTGAAAACTCTACCTATCAGAAACTACTGGCTGATACCACTGAGATGTACGAGAAAAAGATAGCTGAGTTGATCAAGCAGCTAGAAGTTGAACGTGCCCGGTCCAAAACTGCTGAAGAACAGTTAAATTCTATGAAAAAGCTCTCAGGTGACCATCACAACTTAACTCAG CAACAGGAGATGGAGAATTCTAAACATCAGAAGGCTCTTGTTGACACTACTTGGATTTATGAAAAGAAAATAATGGAGTTGACTAAGCAACTGGAAGATGAGCATACCAGGTTTGAAGATGTACAAGAACAACTGCATTTGGCAAACAAGCGTCAAACAGATTATCAAAATTCAATGCAG AAGCAGGAAGAAATGAGTGAACTGAGGTTGGAGTTACAAGAAATGTATCAACTTCATGAATCTACTATAAATGAACTACAATCCCTGAAAGCAGAATTTAAAGATCAGATTGAAGAGAAG GAATCAATTACCGTAAAGCTTTATGCCGTGCAAGAAAAACTGTCAGCAGAAGAGAAGCAGAGGAGGACTATAGAAAATGAGGTGGAAAAGCTTAAAAAATCTGCACCTGAAGGTGATACAGATTTTGAG GATGAGGAATCATATATGAAGGAAAATATCAGAGGAAATTCTGTTTTAGGAACCTCAGCGAGTCTCAGGAAGGCTGGTCCATTAAGGGTTACAAAATCTGCAGCTCAGAGGGTTATAGTTGCTAAGATCTGTGAAGAAG TTGGGATCCAAAAGATAGTACGATTGTTAAATTCTGAAGACTTGGACGTACAAATCCATGCTGTGAAAGTGATAGCCAATCTTGCTGCTGAAG AAGTTAACCAGGAGAATATTGTCAAAGAAGGTGGTTTAGATGCTCTGCTTACTATGTTGAGATCATCACAAAATGCTACTATACTTAGAGTAGCTTCAGGGGCCATGGCGAATTTAGCAATGAATG AGATGAATCAAAGCCTAATAATGAGCAGAGGAGGTGCTCAGTTACTAGCAAAGACTGCTTCCAAAACTGATGATCCACAAACTCTAAGAATGGTAGCTGGTGCACTTGCAAATTTATGTGGAAATG AGAAATTACATATGATGCTAAAAGAAGACGGAGGCATCAAGGCATTGTTGGGAATGGTTAGATGCACGGACAGTGATGTTGTTGCCCAGGTTGCTAGAGGAATGGCTAACTTTGCTAAATGTGAATCCCGAGCAATTGTTCAAG GATATCGTAAAGGCCGATCACTTCTAATGGAAGAAGGTGCACTTGAATGGTTGATCGGAAACTGTAACATTGCTTCAGCTTCAACCAGACGTCATGTTGAGTTGGCCCTTTGTCATTTAGCACAAAACG AGGAGAATGCCAAGGATTTTACATACAGAGGAGGATTAAAAGAGCTTCAACGGATATCAATGGAATCCAGCCGAGAAGATATTCGTAACTTGGCTAAGAAGATGCTGAAATCGAACACAATGTTTCAGG GAAGCACGCTTGCATGTAGTGGAGGGATGAGGTTAAAGTGGTGGAAAGAAACTTAG
- the LOC108460097 gene encoding uncharacterized protein LOC108460097 — MIGSIINMDLREDSIRLESLQATSRNMSSSSSAFFSANQSPFFSPRSSTCQLSESTRSDAQCNSINLSADPPSSSSGIQVPECLAEVGFSGFEKFDHMPSTTLVASGIRSSYDHMGDNGYNVPIAKHRKHMRNHYMSFSPVPISLSSNRRRSYDVYIGLHGRKPSLMRFTNWLRAELEVQGVTCFVSDRARFRNSRKHELMERAMDVSSFGVVILTRKSLRNPYTIEELRFFSSKKNLVPIYFDLRPGDFLVRDIVEKRGELWEKHGGDLWVLYGGLEKEWKEAVNGLVRVDEWKLEAQDGNWRDCILQAVTVLAMKLGRRSVLEQLTKWRDMVDKEEFPFPRNENFIGRKKELSELEFILFGDITGESERDYFELKARSKRKNLTVGWSKSSLAEERHRASGSRKGKEPVIWKESEKEIEMQSFERQHYQRPKGGQNSRRKRSKKTVYGKGVACVTGDSGIGKTELLLEFAYRFHQRYKMVLWIGGESQYIRQNYLNLRSFLEVDVGVGNSIDKSGIDSFEEQEEAAISRVRKELMRNIPFLVVIDNLESEKDWWDQKLVMDLLPRFGGETHILISTRLPCVMNLEPLKLSYLSGVEAMSLMQGSMKDYPSADIDALRIIEEKVGRLTLALAIVGSMLSELPINPSRLLDTINRMPSRDILWSGREVHLLRKNTFLLQLFEVCFSIFVHADGPGSLATRMVLVSGWFAPAAIPISLLSLAAHKVPKKHNGTQFWRKLLHSLTCGFSSSYSKRSEVEASSMLLRFNLARSSTKEGYIHFNELIKVYARKRGVTGAANAMVQAVASRGSLSLHSEHVWAACFLLFGFGNNPKVVELRVSELLCLVKQVILPLAIWTFVTFSRCGAALELLRVCTDALEAADEAFLTPVEKWLDKSLCWKPIQTNAQLNPYLWEELALLRATVLETRAKLMVRGGQFDIGDDLIRKAIFIRTSICGENHPDTIAARETLSKLTRLLANVETHTSS, encoded by the coding sequence ATGATAGGAAGTATCATAAATATGGATCTCCGAGAAGATAGCATAAGGTTGGAGTCCCTGCAAGCAACATCTAGAAATATGTCATCATCGTCGTCAGCATTCTTTTCTGCGAATCAATCACCATTCTTCTCTCCAAGATCATCAACGTGTCAATTGTCCGAATCGACAAGGTCTGATGCTCAATGTAACAGTATTAATTTAAGTGCTGATCCTCCAAGTTCCAGTTCTGGAATCCAGGTTCCAGAATGCCTTGCAGAAGTCGGATTTTCTGGCTTCGAGAAATTTGATCACATGCCATCTACAACTCTTGTTGCAAGTGGCATCCGATCTAGTTATGATCATATGGGTGACAATGGTTATAATGTCCCTATAGCGAAGCACAGAAAGCATATGAGAAACCATTATATGTCATTTTCCCCTGTTCCAATATCATTGTCTTCTAACCGACGGAGGAGCTATGACGTATACATAGGTTTGCATGGCCGCAAACCTTCCTTAATGAGGTTCACAAATTGGCTCCGTGCTGAGCTAGAAGTTCAAGGGGTGACTTGCTTTGTATCTGACAGAGCTCGATTCAGGAATTCTCGTAAGCATGAACTTATGGAAAGGGCAATGGATGTTTCTTCCTTTGGGGTTGTAATTCTAACAAGGAAGTCTTTGAGGAATCCGTATACTATTGAAGAGCTTAGATTTTTTTCAAGCAAGAAAAATTTGGTCCCTATCTATTTTGATTTGAGGCCTGGTGATTTTCTTGTCCGAGATATAGTCGAGAAAAGGGGAGAGCTGTGGGAAAAACATGGTGGTGACTTATGGGTTCTTTATGGAGGATTGGAGAAAGAGTGGAAGGAAGCTGTTAATGGCCTGGTTCGAGTGGATGAATGGAAACTAGAAGCGCAGGACGGTAACTGGAGAGACTGCATATTACAAGCTGTTACTGTTTTGGCGATGAAGTTAGGAAGGCGAAGCGTTTTAGAGCAATTGACAAAGTGGAGAGACATGGTGGACAAAGAGGAATTCCCGTTTCCTCGAAATGAAAACTTTATTGGCAGGAAGAAAGAATTGTCGGAGCTGGAATTTATACTTTTTGGTGATATTACTGGAGAATCAGAAAGGGATTATTTTGAGCTCAAGGCTCGATCAAAGAGAAAGAATTTGACTGTTGGGTGGAGTAAGAGCAGTTTGGCGGAGGAAAGGCACCGGGCGAGTGGCAGCCGGAAGGGTAAAGAACCAGTCATTTGGAAGGAGTCTGAAAAGGAGATTGAGATGCAAAGTTTTGAAAGGCAACACTATCAAAGACCAAAAGGTGGACAGAATTCACGGAGAAAGAGATCAAAGAAAACTGTATATGGAAAGGGCGTTGCCTGTGTAACTGGGGACTCAGGAATAGGGAAGACTGAGCTTCTTCTGGAATTTGCCTACAGATTTCACCAGAGGTATAAGATGGTTCTATGGATAGGAGGGGAAAGCCAGTATATTAGGCAGAATTATTTAAATCTCCGGTCGTTTTTAGAGGTCGATGTCGGGGTTGGAAATTCCATTGATAAAAGCGGGATTGACAGCTTTGAAGAGCAAGAAGAGGCTGCTATTTCTAGAGTCCGGAAAGAGCTAATGCGAAACATACCTTTTCTGGTGGTGATTGATAATTTAGAGAGTGAAAAAGATTGGTGGGATCAGAAGCTTGTAATGGATCTTCTTCCTCGTTTTGGCGGTGAGACCCACATTTTGATATCCACTCGCCTTCCGTGTGTGATGAACTTAGAACCGTTAAAACTCTCATACTTGTCTGGAGTGGAGGCAATGTCATTAATGCAGGGAAGTATGAAAGACTACCCTAGTGCAGATATTGATGCACTTAGGATCATCGAGGAGAAAGTTGGGAGGCTAACTTTGGCCTTGGCAATTGTAGGCTCAATGCTGTCCGAGCTACCCATAAATCCAAGCAGGCTGCTAGATACCATCAATAGGATGCCCTCGAGAGACATTTTATGGAGTGGTAGGGAAGTTCATTTATTGAGGAAAAACACTTTCCTGCTGCAACTCTTTGAGGTATGTTTTTCGATATTCGTTCATGCAGATGGACCAGGGAGCCTGGCAACGAGAATGGTCCTGGTGAGTGGTTGGTTTGCACCTGCTGCCATTCCAATTTCCCTGTTATCCTTAGCTGCTCACAAGGTACCCAAGAAACATAACGGAACCCAGTTTTGGAGAAAGTTATTGCATTCCTTGACGTGTGGTTTTTCTTCATCTTACTCAAAGAGATCCGAAGTAGAAGCATCGTCCATGTTATTAAGGTTCAATCTTGCAAGAAGTAGCACCAAGGAAGGTTATATCCATTTCAATGAGCTCATCAAGGTTTATGCTCGGAAGAGAGGAGTTACCGGAGCTGCTAATGCCATGGTACAAGCTGTTGCTAGTCGCGGATCATTATCCCTCCATTCGGAACATGTATGGGCAGCATGTTTCTTGCTATTTGGATTCGGTAATAACCCTAAGGTCGTTGAGCTCAGGGTGTCGGAACTGTTATGCCTTGTAAAACAAGTGATTTTGCCTCTTGCGATTTGGACATTCGTTACATTCTCGAGGTGTGGTGCTGCTCTTGAACTCCTCCGGGTATGCACCGATGCTTTGGAGGCAGCAGACGAGGCATTCCTTACCCCGGTTGAGAAATGGTTGGACAAATCACTATGTTGGAAGCCCATCCAAACTAATGCTCAATTGAATCCATATCTGTGGGAGGAGTTGGCATTATTGAGAGCCACCGTGCTAGAAACCAGAGCAAAGTTAATGGTAAGAGGGGGACAATTCGACATCGGAGATGACCTGATTCGGAAAGCTATTTTTATTAGAACTTCAATCTGCGGTGAGAATCATCCGGATACCATAGCTGCTCGTGAAACACTGAGCAAACTTACCCGGCTTCTTGCAAATGTTGAGACTCATACTTCATCATAG